The region GCAGCAGTAAACTGAGATACATATGCAGCCCAAGCATCTTCTGGCCAAGCAACTCACTGACTTGCAAAAGTTCCAGAAGGTTCAAATTTAGGTGGTTCAGATCAAGGCACTGCAAAATTGAACACCGTTACAGACTTTAGAGACCAAGCTAACTCACTATTTGCAATTGACAAAGATGGAAACAAAGTTGATTTCGGTGCTGAACTAGGTAAGGAATTAAGTCCTTCTGAAAACGCTAAAGCTTCAGAAACTGAATCATCAATTTCTGACAAGATGAAATCAGCAGGATTTAAAGTTCTTCAAACAAAAATGAAAGAATTACTAGATGAATTCTTTAAAGAACAAAAAATTACCGATCCTGAAAAACAAACAATTGAATTTGAAGTAGGATTTAGATATTTAAATGCTCCACAACTATACATGAATGCATGAGAAAAAGTTAAAAACGTTGTTTCTGAACTAGATCCAAGAATTAAAGTTACAGTTAAGAGCTTTGATGATCCACGTGATCCAAACTTCAACGCATATAGATTTGATCGCTTGACAGGTGAAAACTTATTAGCATGATCAGCAGACTATAACGGTGCTGCTTCAACATACGACGGACTTTCATGAGGTGCTGCATTAGTTCCAACATTGGTAAAGATTGCACACAAAAATGGCACTGAAAAAACTAAATTCAAACAAGCCTTCCCAGAAATTACTAAATTGGCTGAAAAATTGTTAGAATATGCAAATACAAACAAACCAAATTTATCATTGGATTTTGAAAAAATTGATCAAATTGACAATAGATATTTAAATTCAAACTTGCCTGCAATTTTAGCATCATATAAATTAGAAAAAGATCCTAAAACTGGAAAATATGTAATTGCTAAAAAAGATGTTAGAGGTTCAAAACCAAAACCAATCGAATTCGATTTTGGAAAAGACAATTCAGGAAAATCAATAGAACCAACCGATCTATATCAATGATCTGCAATATTCTGAGCAAGCACATTTAAGAACTTTAAAAATGAAGAAATTTCTAAGATTGTAGAAGAATTTACAACATTTGTAACCTTAGGATATACTAGTGACGTGTTTGTTGGCCGTGATAAATTTGTTAAAACTTTAATAAACAAACACTACGTTTCACCAACTCTTGCAGGATCATTAGTTGATTCATACCAAGACTGAAGAATAATCAAAGATACTAAAAAATAATTAATTCAATAAAAAATGACAAAATATATTTTACAAAGAATAGCGTTTGCTATTCTTACTCTATTTATTATCTCTATTTTCGTTTATGTGCTAGTTGCTGCATTTGGAAACAATCCAGTTAATGACTTAGCACAAGCACAATTTCAAGCAAGCAAAAAATCAGGATTAACATATACTGAAATATTGCATAAACTTGAAATTGAAAACGGATTAAGATATAAAGATAACCCGGACATTTTAGTTCCTATAATTGTTAGATACGGCAATTATATGAAAAACATTTTTACGAAGGGCGATTTTGGATTTTTATATAATCCAGCTAACAACCCAAACTCTGCTTTATATACAAATATGGTAAAACTATTCTTTACCCCCTTACAATATTCATTAATAATCACTGTTCCAACATTCTTTATTAGTTCAATATTGGGTATTGCAATAGGTGTCATTGCTGGATATAAGCGTGGAAAATGATTTGATGTGTCTTCAAATGTTTTTGTATTAATATTTGTTGCTATACCATCATTTATATTGGCTCCTATTGTAATAACTATTTCGGTGGCATTAGGAATTTCTAGCGTTGTGCCTAGACCTGGTGAACAATCATTTGGAGTAATGTTTGTTTCTTATTTACCTCCTATATTTGTTATGTCAATAACCTCATTAGCAGGTTATGTAACATATACAAGAAATCAAGTTATTACAGTATTAACATCAAATTTCGTTTTAATAGCTAAAACAAAAGGATTGAGTTCTTCACAAATTTTCTTTAAATATGTTTTAAGAAATATTTCAATTCCTTTATTTAGCTTAGTTTTTGGGTCATTTATTGGTCTACTATCAGGATCAATAATTATTGAACAATATTGACAAGTACCAGGAACATCACAAATAATAGTTAATGCCTTCCCTACAGGAGAAATTAATGTTGTTATGTTCTCTACATTATTCTTTACATTTATATCGCTAATTGCCGATATTATTATTGACGTTTCATATGCAATATTAGATCCTAAGATTAAATATTCTACTAATAGCAAGAGAAACTATTGATTATTTTTCTTGGCATATAGAGAACGTTCTAAACTTGCAAAAGATTTGTTTAAATCACAATTAATAAACAAAGCAAGTCAAAATACAACTGTTAAAGGAGATAACTAATATGAATATAAATGAAGTTAAAGCCTTTAACAAAGAATATAAAATTAATACTGAATTAGAGAAAAAATTTAAATTTGTTGCACCAGAAGATAGAATAGTAATTTCTTCTGTTGCAGGTAAGCCTAAGAAATTAGGTATAGAAATTTTAAAGAGATTTTTTACTAAACCAGTAGTATTAATAGCACTAGCAGTATTTATAATTATTTTACTGTTATCTATATTAGTTCCTGCTAATGGAATTTCTTACTATAAACCAAACGATCCAATTTCAGATAATGCATTTGTAAAGAATTTACCTCCCGCATCTTCTCCAATTGTTACTCAAGCATTAGAATCAAATGATCCCGTATTCAAATTTTATCAATTTGTCTTAAATAGGTCAGAAACCGATCCTGTATATAAGGCTAGAATGGCATTTTTCTTAAATGGCTTTCAAGCAAAGGTTAATGATATTGGGATCTATGTTGCAAAATATAATGCTTATGATTTAGTAGTTGCTAATTACATAAATGGAATTATTTCTAAGAATCAAATAACAGATGCTGAATATTTAAAAATATTTAATGAACAAAAAAACTTCTATTCTCATGTTTTATTAGGAACATCATCAATAGGCTACGATATTTGAACTACTGCATGATATGCAACATGAAGGGCAATTAAAATTGCTTTAATAGTTGTAATATTGGAAGCAATTATTGGGATATCAATAGGAGCATTTTTAGGATTCTATGCTGGAAAATTAATTGATACCATTATAATGCGTGTTATTGAAATATTCCTAGCACCTCCTACATTAATATGAATCTTATTATTTGTTTCAATTATTGGAGCAAATGAATGGTCATTAGTTTTAACGTTAACAATAGTTGGATGACCAGGATTTGTTGGAATAACTAGAATGTTCATTATTACAGTAAAAGATGAAGAATTCATCATTGCTGCAAAAGCAATTGGAGTTGGTACACCAAGAAGAATTTTCGTTCATGCATTACCAACTATAATTGGAAAAATTGCAAATAATATAGTAAGATCAGTACCAGGTGTTATTCTATGAATAGCATCACTAGCATTCCTTGGATTCTTTAAAGAAAAGAAGGATACTAACTTAGGACAAATGTTAATTGAAGCTTCACAAGAAGTTGGCTCAAATATTTGGATTATTGCTTTGCCTACAATTATTTTATTGTTTTTATCATTATCATTGAATTTCATTGCTCTAGGTGTGCATGATGCACTTGACCCACGTGTAATGAACAAAGGAAAAGGTAAGTAAAATGGCAAAAATTATTAATAAACACGACAATTTAGACAAAAACAACTCAGATACTATAAAACATCAAAAAATTAATAAAAGTACCAGAGTTTTAGATTCAATTCGTGTTGAACCTCTAAAAAATAATCAAATATTAAAAGTTAGAAATTTGCATGTTAGTTTCCCTCAAGGTCATAAGAAAAGTATCCATATTGTTAGAGGTGTTGATTTAGATGTCCATAGAGGTGAAATAATTGGCCTCGTTGGAGAATCTGGTTCTGGCAAGTCAGTAACTTCAAAAACCTTAATTAATGTTAATGAATCAGGTATTATAAGTGCTGATCAAATTCAAATTGGCAAATATGAACTAACAAATATTAAAAAACAAAAATATTGACAATATATAAGGGGACAAAAAATTGGTTATATTCCACAAGACCCCTTAACTAGTTTAAATCCAACAAGAACAGTTGGAAAGCAATTATTAGATGCATTAAATAATAATGAAGATTGAAAAAACTCAACTTATACTGAAAAGAAAAATTATTTAATTGGTTTATTAAAAACATTTGGATTGCGTTCGGCTGAAAAAATATTTTATGCATACCCTCACACTCTATCAGGGGGTATGAAACAAAGAATTGTTATTACAATGGTTGTTGCTTTAAAGCCAGAATTAATAATTGCTGATGAACCAACAACAGCATTAGACCCAACAGTTCAAGCCAGCGTTTTGGCATTATTTGAAGATATTAGACAAAAAATGGGAATTTCAATAATTTTAATAAGTCACAATATATCTGTTATTGCAAAATTTTGTGATTACATTTATGTTATGTATGCTGGTAGAATTGTTGAAAAAGGAACCAAACAAGAAATCTTTACAAATCCTGCCCACCCATATACTTGAGCATTAATTTCGGCCATACCTGAATCAAAAGATGAAAAACTATACACCATTCAAGGAACCCCTCCTGATATGGCAAATTTACCTCTTGGTGATCCATTTGTATACCGTAATGACTACGCATTAGAAATAGACTATTTAAAAGAACCTCCTCTAATTCCAATTACTGAAACCCATGCTGCCGCAACATGATTATTATCTCCTGAAGCACCAAAAATTGAAAAATCAAAAGAATTACAAAAACGTTTAGACTTATTTAAGAAGGCATTTAACAATGAATAATAAAAATTTTAAAGATAAAAAAGTTATCTTATCGATAGATAATCTAAAAAAATACTTCGTTAATCAAGGAATGATAAATAAGGCTGTTGATGGAGTTTCTTTTGATGTACATGAAGGAGAAATAGTTGGTTTAATTGGAGAATCAGGTTCAGGTAAAACAACCGTTGGTTCAACAATACTTAGACTATATGATGATTACAATGGATTTGTAAGATTAGAAGACAAAATAATTTCAGGTAAGCGCATTAGTGAATCCTTAAATCGTTTTTTAAGAAAAAATGTACAAATGATTTTCCAAGATCCTCATGCTTCATTAAATAGTCAACAAAATATTTATTCAATTTTAAAAGAACCTTTATTAGTTAATGGAGTAATGAAGGACAAAATTAAAGATATTTTTAAAGATTGATTAAATGTTAAAAAGAATTTTAAATACACATTTCAAATCGAAGCAATGAGATTGGAATTACAAAATTATTTAGAAATTAACAAATTAGCTGAACCTTTATTTAAAAAGTGAACAGAAAACCTAAATAAGCTAGAATTCAATTTTGACATTTCTAGAGAAGATAACTTTAGCTTATTCTTTGGATATTTAGAAGAAAAGCAAAACGTTGAAAGCATTATTATTAATAATATGTATGCAAATGTTGATAGGTTAATTAAATTTTATTATGAAACACAACGTAAATATCGTAATAAAGAATTACCTGGCCCACAAATTGCTTTAAATGAAAAAGAAGAAAAATTAAAATACATTAAATGTTTAAGCAAGACTTCAAAGATTGCTTATGAAGCTTCACTTGAATTAAAAGAAGTTAAAAAACAAATATTTAATTTAAGACATAAAATTGAAAAAATATCTTCTGAAAGCAAGAATACATTTGCAAACTATATTCATGAATCAAAAAATGAAAAGAGTTTAATTGACATAGCAAGATTAATGTCATGTGATTTAGACTTTTATTCATATAATTTAAAAAGTGAATTGTTGATGAATAAAAGGGGTCAAGTATTAGCAAAAATAAAACCATTTAATAAATTCCTAGGATTTAATAATATAAAGAAGTTAATTAATGAACTAGATGAATATATTAATGAATTTTATAAAACAAAATTAGCCCCATTGCCATATTCAAAAACATTGAAATCTGACATTAAAAATGTTTTAGAAAAAGACTTTGATTTTAAATTCGATGAATATACTAAAATATCAGAATTAGAAAAACAAAAGTTAGATTCAGAATTAAAACAATTACTATCAAGAGAAGTTGAAATTAAAAAAGTAATAAAAGAAAATCCAAATCCTGAAATTACTTCAGAACAACTTCAAGAAGCCAAAAACGATCTAGAATTAGGAAAACAAGCATATCTTGAAGGCAGATCTAAATATTTAATTTCATATAAAGCTGAACTTGAAAGCTTGTATAAAAATCTTGAAGAACAAAAGAAATTCTATCTTGAATTGCGCAAGCAACAAGATTATTGCAATAACAAATATAAAGAATTGAAACAAAAATTCTTTGAATATGTTGAACAATTACGTCAAAAAGAAAAAGATAAGATTTTATTAAAAATAGCTGAATTAAAACAAAATCAAGACAAATCAAACAAAGATAAAAAGTCATTAGCAAAATTACAAAGCAAATTAAAATCAATTAAGGTTCAATACAATACAATATTAAAAATGTACCATTCAGATATTTCATTAAAAGAAGATACATTGAAATCATTTGATATTGAAAGAAAATATCTTGATAAAGATATAAATAATATTTATGTTTTATTAGGAATTGACCACAAGTGAGTAGAAACTAATTTAAAAACAGCTGATGCTATGGCTGGAGTTGACGCTAAACATATGAAGTGGGTATGACGTAAAAGATATTTTGATAGTAAAGTTTCATATCCTATTGCAAAATTATTAATTTCTTCAATATTGTATAAAACAATAATTTATAAAGCATTGGAAGATGTTGGATTATTAAAACAATTTGCTTATCGTTATCCTCATGAATTTAGTGGGGGTCAATTGCAAAGAATTGTTATTGCAAGAGCATTGATAGTTGAACCTCAAGTTATTGTGGCCGATGAACCTATTGCCTCACTAGATATATCAATTCAAGCACAAGTTGTTAACTTGCTAAAAGAATTATGTATTAAAAAGAACATCGGTCTTATATTCATAGCACACGACCTTTCAATGATTGAATATGTTGCTGATGAAGTTCAAATAATGCACCTTGGAAAAATTGTTGAAAGTGGAAAAACCGAAGCAATATATGCAAATCCAATTCACCCATATACAATAAACTTATTTAAAGCTATTCCTAAAATTTCTAATGCTAATGAAAAATTCCAAAATGTTTCATTTGCTTTAGATTACTTAGATGAACAAAAATTCCCTAATGTTCCTGAAACATTTAAAGTTGGCGAAGATCACTATGTTTATGGAACTGCTAGTCAACTTAAACAATGAACACATAATGCAAAATTAGAGAAAGAACATAAAGAATTATAAAAATAATTTACCATTAAACTAAATAAAAAAATTAGACTCTTGACTAAAAACTTAAGAGTCTAATTTTTTTATTTCTTTATATAAGCTAATAATTTATTAATTTCGCTTGAAGTTAAATTTCTATATTGACCTATTTTTAAATTACTATCATCAATGCATCCAAAAGATTTTCTATGTAATTTTTTAACATAATTATTTACTAACAAAAATAAATTTTTAACGTGATGGTTTCTGCCTTCATATAGCAGAACTTCATATTTAAAAGCACTTAATTTTGTAACTTTTTGTTTTGAAATTTTGCCATTTAATAATACGTGATTTGAATTTAATAAGTTTAATTCACCATCAAGCATTTCACGTTCTAATGTAGCAATATAAATTCTAGGAATTTCAGAAGAAGGATGGCTTAATAAATTAGCAAATTCTCCATCGTTTGTGATTAATATAATTCCTGTTGTATTAAAGTCTAATCTTCCTATTGAAAATAAGCGTTCTTTTGCTTTGAGATATTCGTAAATTGTTTTTCTATTTTGAGGATCACTTGCTGTACAAATTGTATTCATGGGTTTATTTAAAACAATGTATTTAAAATTATTTGCAATATTATTATTTAATTTGATAATTCTATTGTTTATTTTAATTTCGTCATTTATAGTTACACATTCGCCTAATTTTGCAATTTTATTATTTATTAAAATCTTCCCCGATAAAATTAATTCTTCTGCTTTTCTTCTAGAACAAATGCCTTGCTCACTTAAAATTTTTTGAATTCGTTTTGCTTTTTCTTCCATTTTTAAAACCTTACTAAAAAGATATTTATATATAAATATATCTATTGTCGAGTGCTAAAATTATAACTTTTTTTTGAATTTATTTTTTAATTGGAGTTGGAGGAAAAATGGAATATTTACAAAATATAGACTTAAGCAAAATAAGATCGCTTTGTTTACAAAAAAAGCGGGAATTTATCTTTAATTATTGCCTTTTTGAGCAGTTAAAAGATAAACAATTAAAACAAAAAAAATCACAAACAATCGATTATGAAGAAGATGATGATATTTCAAAATTAGAAAAATTTATTAAATTATTAAATTCTGATAATCAAAAAATATTTTTTAATAATTTTATTTATAACAATCCTGAATCTGAATGATATTTGGTATATTGATCAAAGAATGCATATTACAAAAAACTTAATTATATAGTTAATTTATTTATTGATTTTATTAACCAATAATGTTTCCTATCGTTATGCAGGCAATCAATGATCAAGAACCAACAAAATGGATTGAAAACATAAATGCTTATACAACCAAACAATTATATTTAGATAAATGAACAAATTCATTTCAAAAGGTTGATTTTAAATTACAAAGGTTAATTGAAAATAATAAATTTATAATTGAATTTAAATATTTGAATTACGACCAAGAAATAGATGATATAGATGTTAAATGTTCGATTAACAATCAATTATTAAAACTCCAAAAAGTCTTTGATTCAGATAAACATGAATATACATATACTCTTATTTCTGAATTTAATGAGGCAACAAAAACTAAAAAAGTTCGGGACATAAAAAATATTAATTTTGAAATTTTTTATAAGGTAAAAGGCTTATTGTATCAAGTAGAAAGATATACATATGAGATATATAGCAATAACAATTCAAACAGAGAACTAGTTTCAAATAAAAATGGCGTCGAATATGATTTATGAACTAATTTAAGAATTCTATCATTAGCAGATAGAGACATTCCAACAGATATGGAACATTATTCATTTGTTGAACAAGTTAAATACAAATTTATGCCAACTACTCTGGTGTTGGGAAAACATAATAAAAAATTATTTGATGTTGAAATATCAAAAAAAGAAATTTCTAACAAAAGTGGCATAATAAGCGATTTTTCTCAACTAATTCAAAGCGATATTAATGGTTTTAATGTATCTATTGATATTGATAAACAATTTATAAAAGGCAACTTGAATGCAAAAATTAATGATTTCAGTAAAAATGAGCATAAGCAAATTTCAATAGATTCTTATTCATATTATGACAAGGTTTCTAAGGCAATAATAGCAAATAATGATAGTATTGGCGCAGCTAAAGGCTTATTGTTGCCTCTTAATTATTAAGGAAATTATTCTTATTTACTAAATATTAATTTTGGTGAGGATTTGAAAGGTTTTAAAATTAGATACAATCAAGAAATTTCAAAACCATTTTTTAATGAAAAAAGTGGCTTAGTAAAATTAAATGTAAATAATATATTTAAACAACAAAATTTCATAAAATGAAGTGTCGTAAAAGCAGAGGATATAAGAAGTTTGATTAATAATTCCAATACTCTAGAAGAATTAATGAAGGGAGGGAAATAACGTTGATTGCAAAAAAGAAAAAAATAATTTTCGGTTTATCTCTTGGATTAGCTTGTGCCGTTGGCGCTGGTGCATTAGTTGGAGTTTATTTTTTAGCATCTTCTAATTCAAATAAAAAAGCTAATAATCTAGACAATAAAAAGGTTAACAAAAAAGATTCAACAAATAACAATAGTGACAACAAAAACATTAATTCTGGCAATGAAAATGAAAAAGATAACACTATTGATGGCCAAAACGAAGATAGTAAAATTGAAGATTCTAATGAAGATGGCCAAGCGAATGATGACGATAAAAAGCTTAAACCAGAAACAAAGCCAAAGCCAATTATAAAAACAGAGATTAATTGAAGAGAAATATTTCCTGATGTTAAAACTTCAGATTATTACAATCAATTAAATTTTAAAGATGGCCAAGGATTTATTGACAAAGAAATGATTACTTATATAATAAAGGATATTTTAAATAGGATGACTATTTTAGATGGCAATGTTTCTTATGCTTATAAACAAGAGAATGATCAAAATTTATATATTGCTTTTAAATGAGAAAATAAAAGTCAAAAATCTAATATAACTTATAAATTTAGTGTTAATAGAATATAATTAATTTTATGGAATCTGAAAAAATTATAATTAATGCTATTAAAAAACTAACTAAAACAAAATTTAATAAAGAAACTTTTATTCGTGATTTAAATATTGATAGTTTAGATTTGGTTATACTTGTTAGTGATTTAGAAGAGGCTTACAATATAAAAATAAGTGATGAAGAATTGCTTTCATTAAAGACCATAAATGATATTATTGAATTATTTGATAAAAAAACGAATAAATAAAGCAAAAATAATGTAAAATTATATTGCTTTATATGGGTATAGTTCAATCGGCAGAACAACGGGCTTCAACCCCGTGTGTTGTGAGTTCAAGTCTTACTACCCATGCCATATCAGAAATGATTAATAAAAGTAGCAAAATTTTGCTACTTTTTTTAATTTAAATTATAAAAAAAGTAGGGATTTTAAATCCCTACACGACATAAAAAAATGATATGGTGCCGTCAATTGGAATTGAACCAACGACCCCTTCCTTACCATGGAAGTGCTCTGCCCCTGAGCTATGACGGCATTAAAAGCAAAATTATTATAACAAAAAAACTAAGTTTTTGCTTATAATAATAAAAATAAGTTATTAATGTTATTAATAAATTAATTTAAATTTAATTATAGAGGCTATATG is a window of Metamycoplasma hominis ATCC 23114 DNA encoding:
- a CDS encoding ABC transporter permease, which gives rise to MTKYILQRIAFAILTLFIISIFVYVLVAAFGNNPVNDLAQAQFQASKKSGLTYTEILHKLEIENGLRYKDNPDILVPIIVRYGNYMKNIFTKGDFGFLYNPANNPNSALYTNMVKLFFTPLQYSLIITVPTFFISSILGIAIGVIAGYKRGKWFDVSSNVFVLIFVAIPSFILAPIVITISVALGISSVVPRPGEQSFGVMFVSYLPPIFVMSITSLAGYVTYTRNQVITVLTSNFVLIAKTKGLSSSQIFFKYVLRNISIPLFSLVFGSFIGLLSGSIIIEQYWQVPGTSQIIVNAFPTGEINVVMFSTLFFTFISLIADIIIDVSYAILDPKIKYSTNSKRNYWLFFLAYRERSKLAKDLFKSQLINKASQNTTVKGDN
- a CDS encoding MHO_1590 family protein produces the protein MIAKKKKIIFGLSLGLACAVGAGALVGVYFLASSNSNKKANNLDNKKVNKKDSTNNNSDNKNINSGNENEKDNTIDGQNEDSKIEDSNEDGQANDDDKKLKPETKPKPIIKTEINWREIFPDVKTSDYYNQLNFKDGQGFIDKEMITYIIKDILNRMTILDGNVSYAYKQENDQNLYIAFKWENKSQKSNITYKFSVNRI
- a CDS encoding ABC transporter permease, whose translation is MNINEVKAFNKEYKINTELEKKFKFVAPEDRIVISSVAGKPKKLGIEILKRFFTKPVVLIALAVFIIILLLSILVPANGISYYKPNDPISDNAFVKNLPPASSPIVTQALESNDPVFKFYQFVLNRSETDPVYKARMAFFLNGFQAKVNDIGIYVAKYNAYDLVVANYINGIISKNQITDAEYLKIFNEQKNFYSHVLLGTSSIGYDIWTTAWYATWRAIKIALIVVILEAIIGISIGAFLGFYAGKLIDTIIMRVIEIFLAPPTLIWILLFVSIIGANEWSLVLTLTIVGWPGFVGITRMFIITVKDEEFIIAAKAIGVGTPRRIFVHALPTIIGKIANNIVRSVPGVILWIASLAFLGFFKEKKDTNLGQMLIEASQEVGSNIWIIALPTIILLFLSLSLNFIALGVHDALDPRVMNKGKGK
- a CDS encoding ATP-binding cassette domain-containing protein, producing MNNKNFKDKKVILSIDNLKKYFVNQGMINKAVDGVSFDVHEGEIVGLIGESGSGKTTVGSTILRLYDDYNGFVRLEDKIISGKRISESLNRFLRKNVQMIFQDPHASLNSQQNIYSILKEPLLVNGVMKDKIKDIFKDWLNVKKNFKYTFQIEAMRLELQNYLEINKLAEPLFKKWTENLNKLEFNFDISREDNFSLFFGYLEEKQNVESIIINNMYANVDRLIKFYYETQRKYRNKELPGPQIALNEKEEKLKYIKCLSKTSKIAYEASLELKEVKKQIFNLRHKIEKISSESKNTFANYIHESKNEKSLIDIARLMSCDLDFYSYNLKSELLMNKRGQVLAKIKPFNKFLGFNNIKKLINELDEYINEFYKTKLAPLPYSKTLKSDIKNVLEKDFDFKFDEYTKISELEKQKLDSELKQLLSREVEIKKVIKENPNPEITSEQLQEAKNDLELGKQAYLEGRSKYLISYKAELESLYKNLEEQKKFYLELRKQQDYCNNKYKELKQKFFEYVEQLRQKEKDKILLKIAELKQNQDKSNKDKKSLAKLQSKLKSIKVQYNTILKMYHSDISLKEDTLKSFDIERKYLDKDINNIYVLLGIDHKWVETNLKTADAMAGVDAKHMKWVWRKRYFDSKVSYPIAKLLISSILYKTIIYKALEDVGLLKQFAYRYPHEFSGGQLQRIVIARALIVEPQVIVADEPIASLDISIQAQVVNLLKELCIKKNIGLIFIAHDLSMIEYVADEVQIMHLGKIVESGKTEAIYANPIHPYTINLFKAIPKISNANEKFQNVSFALDYLDEQKFPNVPETFKVGEDHYVYGTASQLKQWTHNAKLEKEHKEL
- a CDS encoding pseudouridine synthase is translated as MEEKAKRIQKILSEQGICSRRKAEELILSGKILINNKIAKLGECVTINDEIKINNRIIKLNNNIANNFKYIVLNKPMNTICTASDPQNRKTIYEYLKAKERLFSIGRLDFNTTGIILITNDGEFANLLSHPSSEIPRIYIATLEREMLDGELNLLNSNHVLLNGKISKQKVTKLSAFKYEVLLYEGRNHHVKNLFLLVNNYVKKLHRKSFGCIDDSNLKIGQYRNLTSSEINKLLAYIKK
- a CDS encoding acyl carrier protein produces the protein MESEKIIINAIKKLTKTKFNKETFIRDLNIDSLDLVILVSDLEEAYNIKISDEELLSLKTINDIIELFDKKTNK
- a CDS encoding ABC transporter ATP-binding protein — encoded protein: MAKIINKHDNLDKNNSDTIKHQKINKSTRVLDSIRVEPLKNNQILKVRNLHVSFPQGHKKSIHIVRGVDLDVHRGEIIGLVGESGSGKSVTSKTLINVNESGIISADQIQIGKYELTNIKKQKYWQYIRGQKIGYIPQDPLTSLNPTRTVGKQLLDALNNNEDWKNSTYTEKKNYLIGLLKTFGLRSAEKIFYAYPHTLSGGMKQRIVITMVVALKPELIIADEPTTALDPTVQASVLALFEDIRQKMGISIILISHNISVIAKFCDYIYVMYAGRIVEKGTKQEIFTNPAHPYTWALISAIPESKDEKLYTIQGTPPDMANLPLGDPFVYRNDYALEIDYLKEPPLIPITETHAAATWLLSPEAPKIEKSKELQKRLDLFKKAFNNE